A genome region from Alicyclobacillus acidocaldarius subsp. acidocaldarius DSM 446 includes the following:
- a CDS encoding pro-sigmaK processing inhibitor BofA family protein: MHVSSVWLWCGAVVLGALVVSQFFQKPSRALLWMLRGLLLGCLLMGAVDAVGSYLGFHLPLNPITVLAAGFLGLPGLAALVVLHLWVLA, translated from the coding sequence ATGCACGTGTCATCCGTATGGCTCTGGTGCGGTGCCGTGGTGCTCGGCGCCCTTGTCGTGAGCCAATTCTTCCAAAAGCCGAGTCGTGCGCTGCTGTGGATGCTGCGCGGGCTGCTGCTCGGTTGTCTGCTCATGGGGGCTGTGGACGCCGTCGGCAGCTACCTCGGCTTCCACTTGCCGCTCAATCCCATCACGGTCCTTGCGGCTGGCTTTCTGGGGCTGCCGGGGCTCGCCGCGCTTGTCGTGCTTCACTTATGGGTACTTGCGTAG
- a CDS encoding DUF2508 family protein, with product MTPSDPKSSPQASAAHTVMPWARRRSGACMLPETEHRARPEPHPLDRPDPMDRQRFLREILKSWRELEIARRQFESVSDPLLVDHVVFRMSAAERQLNYLFRLAREYGISFDGPEFAWTSDEWRVD from the coding sequence GTGACGCCATCGGACCCCAAGTCGTCCCCACAGGCCTCCGCGGCGCACACGGTTATGCCGTGGGCGCGAAGGCGATCCGGCGCTTGCATGCTGCCTGAGACCGAGCACCGCGCGCGACCCGAACCACACCCGCTCGATCGGCCGGATCCCATGGACCGGCAGCGGTTTCTTCGCGAGATCCTCAAGAGCTGGCGCGAGCTCGAGATCGCCAGGCGTCAGTTCGAAAGCGTCTCGGATCCGCTGCTCGTCGATCACGTCGTGTTTCGCATGAGCGCCGCGGAGCGCCAGCTCAATTACCTGTTTCGACTCGCGCGCGAGTACGGGATCTCGTTCGACGGGCCCGAGTTCGCCTGGACCTCCGACGAGTGGCGCGTCGACTGA